GCGAGCGCGGTGGTGACCGGGCCGTCGTACTGTGTCGCGTAGAGCGTGGCGTACAGACCGCCTTGCCCGAGCAGCTGCTCGTGCGTGCCCCGCTCGACGATCCGCCCCCGGTCGACGACGAGGATCTGGTCCGCCGCGCGGATCGTCGACAACCGGTGCGCGATGACGATCGCGGTGCGGCCCTCGAGCGCGGAGTCCAGGGCGCGCTGGACCGCCACCTCGGACTCGCTGTCCAGGTGCGCGGTCGCCTCATCGAGGATGAGCACACCCGGGGACTTCAGCAGCAGGCGCGCGATGGCGAAGCGCTGCTTCTCGCCCCCGGACAGCCGGTGTCCGCGATCACCGACGACGGTGTCCAGACCAGCCGGCAGTGCCGCGACGAGCGAGCGGACCTGGGCGGCGTCGAGCGCAGCCAGCATCTCCTCCTCGGTGGCGTCCGGTCGGGCATAGGCCAAGTTGTTGCGGATGGTGTCGTGGAAGAGGTGCGCCTCCTGGGTGACCATGCCGACGGTGTCCCCGACCGACTCCAGCGTCGCGTCCTGCAGGTCCACTCCCCCGATGCGCACGGCGCCGCTGGTCGGGTCGTAGAAGCGGGCGACCAGTGAGGTGATCGTGCTCTTTCCGGCACCGCTCGGACCCACGAGCGCGATGAGCTGCCCGGGTTCCGCACGCAGGTCCACGCCCCGCAGCACCGGCTCGCCGCTCTCGCGGTCACCCGTCCGGCCGCCGTCCAGGGAGGGCAGGGAGATCTCGTCGGCGCCGGGGTAGGTGAAGTGCACGTCGTCCAGCTCCACCGCCAGCGCCTCGCCCTGCGGGAGGGCCCGGGCGTCGGGCTTCTCGGTGATGCTCGAGGGCATGTCGAGCAGCTCGAAGAGGCGCGCGAAGGAGACGAGCGCGGTGAGGATGTCGATGTGGACGTTGGACAGCGCGGTCAGCGGCCCGTAGAGCCGCGCGAGCAGCGCGGCGAGGGCGAGGAGGGTACCGACGGTCATCGTGCCCTCGACGGCCATGAGCCCGCCGAAGCCGTAGACCATCGCCGTCGCCAGCGACGCCAGTGCGGTGATCGTGACGAAGAAGAAGGCCCGGTTGACCGCGATCCGCACCCCGATGTCGCGCACCCGAGCCGCGCGCAGGTCGTACTCGGCCACCTCGCGCGAGGGCCGCCCGAAGATCTTCACCAGCAGCGCCCCGGCGACGTTGAACCGCTCGGTCATCTGCGTGCCGAGCTCGGCGTTGAGGTTCATCTGCTCCCGGGACAGGCCGGCCAGACGCCGTCCCATCAGCTTGGCCGGGATGATGAAGAACGGGACGAGCACGAGCGAGGCGATCGTCAGCTGCCAGGACAGGGAGATCATCGCCGCGAGGATGAGCACGAGCGAGATGACGTTGCTGACCACGGACGACAGGACGGTCGTGAAGGCCTGCTGCGCGCCGATGACGTCGTTGTTGAGCCGGCTGACGAGGGCACCGGTCTGCGCGCGGGTGAAGAACGCGATCGGCTGGCCCAGCACGTGCTCGAAGACCTCGGTGCGCATGTGGTGGATCAGGCCCTCGCCGATGCGCGCGGAGAGCCACCGCTGCACCAGCGTGGTGACGGCCTCGACGACGGCGATGGCGGCGACGAGGAGCGCGAGGGTGATGACCACCTGCCGGTTGCCCGGGGTGACGCCGTCGTCGATGAGGCGCTGCAGCATCAGGGGCACGGCGACGACGGTGAGCGAACCGAGCGCGACGAGGACGAGGAAGGCGATGATCGTGCGCGTGAACGGCCTGGCGTAGCCGAGCACCCGCCGCGCGGTGCCGGGCGGCAGCGGCGTCGCGGCGATGTCGTCGCTGCGGCTCATCGAGCGCATCAGCGACCACGCGTTGGTCATCGACACCGGCGTCCTCCTTCTCCTGCGGTCACCCGGGGGCGACAACCGTCGAGCGGCCCCGGTGATTCCCGGGGCATCGTCTCAGCAGGAGTGCAGCACCCGCCGGACGACGAGGTCGGCGACGGCCCGGGAGTCGGCCAGCCCACCACGGACGAAGGGGGCGCCCCCCTCGTCGGCATAGGCGGCCACCTTGTCGTGGAGCACGCCCTCGGCGAGGACCGCAGGCACGACGGTGCGCCCGATGGCCGCGCCCAGCCGGGGCGCGCTGAGCGTCGTCGAGCTCCAGGTGCGCCTGGGGCCGTCGGCCACGAGGGAGGCCAGGCTGCGGGCCGCCTCGCCGGAGCTGGAGCCGCCGGCGACGAGCAGGGTCGGCGCACCGGGGTCGTGCCCGGCGGCGACGAGCCGCTCCTCGACGGCGGCGAGGAGCAGGCGGTCACCACCCAGCGGCGCGACCGCGCGCACCCGTGCGCCGTGCGCGGCCAGCGCACGGACGGCCGCCGGCACGTCGACGCGGGCGTGGAGGGCGGGGGTGATGAGCATCGGGACCACGGTGACCGCTCCGGAGAGCTCGCGGCCCAGCTCGGTCGGGGTGGGTCCGTCGTGCTCGATGTGGGCCAGCCGGGTCGGGCCGTGGCCGGCCGCGCGCAGCGGCCCGGCGACGCGCCGCCGCAGCCGCTCGAGGGTCGTGGCGTGGCGTCGGTCCGGGGAGCCGTGGGCGAGCAGGACGGTCGTCACGCGCTCACGTGTGCAGACCGCACTCGACCTTGTCCTGCCCCGACCAGCGTCCGGCCCGCGCGTCCTCCCCCGGGGCGACCGGCCGGGTGCACGGGGCGCACCCGATCGAGGTGTAACCGCTCTGGCGAAGGGGGTTGAGGAAGACGTCCTCCTCGGCGACGAAGCGGTCGACGTCGGCCTGGGTCCAGCCGGCGATCGGGTTGATCTTGACCATCCCGCGCCGCTCGTCCCACCCGACGACGCCGATGTCGGTGCGGGTGGGCGCGTCCTCCCGACGCATGCCGGTCACCCACGCGTCCCGGTCGGCCAGGGCGCGGTTCAGCGGCTCGACCTTGCGCATGGCGCAGCAGGCGTTGGGGTCACGGTCGTGCAGCCGCGGGCCGTGCTCGGCGTCCTGCTCGGCGACGGTGAGCAGTGGCAGGATCGTGCGGATGCGCACCGGGAGCATCTCGTCGTAGGCGTCCCGGGTCCCCAGCGTCTCGGCGAAGTGGTACCCGGTGTCGAGGAAGAAGACGTCGGTGCCGGTCAGCGTCGTGCCCACCAGGTGGACGAGCACCTCGTCGCCCATGGAGCTGGCGACGGTCAGGCCGCTGCCGAAGGTCTCGTCGGCCCAGGCGAGCGCCCGACGAGCCAGCTGCACCCTTCCTTCGTAGGTCCCGGACAGCTCCGACTCGAGGTGGGTGAAGCGCGCCTCCCCCCGGGCAGCGACGGCGCGCAGGTCGGCCGCGGCGACCGCGCTCATCGCAGGTCGTCCTCGTCCGCGCGCCGCGCCCAGCCGTGGAAGGACTCCCCGTCCTCGCGCTGGTCGAGGTAGGTGCGGGCGAGCCGCTCGATGTAGTCCGGCAGGTCCTCCGCGGCGACCTTGAGGGAGCGGGCCTTGCGGGCCAGGGCGGTGTCCTCGGCCAGCGAGCCGCCGAGGAGGACCTGGAAGACCTCCTGGTGGGACCCGTCCTCCTTCTTCTCGAGCATGCCCTTCAGGCCGACGTCGCCGACCTGGCTGCGGGCGCAGGCATTGGGGCAGCCGTTGATGTGGATGCTGAAGGGGATGTCGATGTGCGGCAGGCGCTTCTCCAGCTCCTCGACCGTCCAGCGCGCGCGCTCCTTGGTGTCGGTCAGGGCGAGCTTGCAGTACTCCAGGCCGGTGCACGCGAGCACGTTGCGGCGCCACTCGCTCGGGTGGACGACGAGGTCGATCTCGCGCAGGTCCTGCGCGAGACGGTCCGCCTCCTGCGGTGGGACGTCGAGGATCAGGACCTTCTGGTGGGGGGTGAAGCGGATGCGCCGGCTCCCCACGCCCTCGGCGAGCTCGACCAGCCGGACCAGCCTGTCGCCACTCATCCGACCGGCGATCGGTGCTGCCCCGACCCAGACACGACCGTCGTGCTGCTCGTGGATCCCGACGTGGTCGCGGCGCGTCCCCGGTGCCACCGTCGCGGCCGGTCCGTCGAGGAGGCGGCGACCGAGGTAGTCGTTCTCCAGGACCTCGCGGAACTTCTGCGCGCCCCAGTCCTTGAC
The DNA window shown above is from Janibacter sp. A1S7 and carries:
- a CDS encoding ABC transporter ATP-binding protein, whose product is MTNAWSLMRSMSRSDDIAATPLPPGTARRVLGYARPFTRTIIAFLVLVALGSLTVVAVPLMLQRLIDDGVTPGNRQVVITLALLVAAIAVVEAVTTLVQRWLSARIGEGLIHHMRTEVFEHVLGQPIAFFTRAQTGALVSRLNNDVIGAQQAFTTVLSSVVSNVISLVLILAAMISLSWQLTIASLVLVPFFIIPAKLMGRRLAGLSREQMNLNAELGTQMTERFNVAGALLVKIFGRPSREVAEYDLRAARVRDIGVRIAVNRAFFFVTITALASLATAMVYGFGGLMAVEGTMTVGTLLALAALLARLYGPLTALSNVHIDILTALVSFARLFELLDMPSSITEKPDARALPQGEALAVELDDVHFTYPGADEISLPSLDGGRTGDRESGEPVLRGVDLRAEPGQLIALVGPSGAGKSTITSLVARFYDPTSGAVRIGGVDLQDATLESVGDTVGMVTQEAHLFHDTIRNNLAYARPDATEEEMLAALDAAQVRSLVAALPAGLDTVVGDRGHRLSGGEKQRFAIARLLLKSPGVLILDEATAHLDSESEVAVQRALDSALEGRTAIVIAHRLSTIRAADQILVVDRGRIVERGTHEQLLGQGGLYATLYATQYDGPVTTALAPERDGIEVG
- a CDS encoding sirohydrochlorin chelatase; amino-acid sequence: MTTVLLAHGSPDRRHATTLERLRRRVAGPLRAAGHGPTRLAHIEHDGPTPTELGRELSGAVTVVPMLITPALHARVDVPAAVRALAAHGARVRAVAPLGGDRLLLAAVEERLVAAGHDPGAPTLLVAGGSSSGEAARSLASLVADGPRRTWSSTTLSAPRLGAAIGRTVVPAVLAEGVLHDKVAAYADEGGAPFVRGGLADSRAVADLVVRRVLHSC
- a CDS encoding phosphoadenylyl-sulfate reductase, which encodes MSAVAAADLRAVAARGEARFTHLESELSGTYEGRVQLARRALAWADETFGSGLTVASSMGDEVLVHLVGTTLTGTDVFFLDTGYHFAETLGTRDAYDEMLPVRIRTILPLLTVAEQDAEHGPRLHDRDPNACCAMRKVEPLNRALADRDAWVTGMRREDAPTRTDIGVVGWDERRGMVKINPIAGWTQADVDRFVAEEDVFLNPLRQSGYTSIGCAPCTRPVAPGEDARAGRWSGQDKVECGLHT